The nucleotide sequence CTTTGAAACTGAGAAGCTCTCACCTCTGGTTCTCTTCTTCCCTATCTTCTTTCCatcatcattttcttcttcttgttcttcaccACCAACATGAAGAGACTGAGATGATAACACCACTTCCACTTTCAGATTCGATTCTCTAACCACATACTCATATGAACCCATTGAGTAGCATCTTCTCCCATCCAACCCTATacgactactactactactaccctCTTCTCTCTGAATCAATTCACTGTTCCTCAGTTTCCCAAGTCTTACACAAAACACCCTTTTCCTCCCACCACCACCTTCGTCTTCCTCTTCACTCCCTTCACCACCATTCTTATTCTCTTCCTCAACAACACGAAGCAACACTGGATTCTGATTCACGATAGAGCTAGAGAGATTTGCTCTACAGAGAGGACATGTAGAGTTTGAGAGAAGCCATGTGTCGAGGCAGTTCATGTGAAATGCGTGGCTGCAAATTGGAACCAACCTCAGCTTCTCATTCGCAGAGAATTCGCAGAGGCACACTGCACAATCGAATGGTTCTTTCATCCCCAACAATTCTTGGTAGTAGAACACTGGGAGAGCATCAATGGTGGATTGTTCTAGTCCGGAATCGTGCATTCGGAAGAGATGGTGAAGCTGTCTCTGAATCGCGCGGGAGCGCCTCGATGATTCTTGGAATCTGTTAGAGTTGTAGAGAGTAGACGGCGACAAGAACGACGACGACGATGATGATAGGATTTTGATGAAGAACCATAGAATCAAATGGACAAGGCCATAAGCGAAGAAGATAACTGCTAAGACTATTATAACTAACAGAATGAGTGGACTTATTCTGCTAATTACAGATGATGATGGCGGCATGTTATTATCATCATACGAATGAGATTGGAATGGAGATGGTGATGAGTACTTATTATTCAAATAGCTGATACCACGCATGTTGGAAGATTCGTATGTATATGAATGTTaaactgatgatgatgatgatgttgaacggAACAAAGATTTTTGTGTTGTAGCATGGAATAAATCTTCTTAAAAGAGAAATGAATGAGACTGATCCGTCACTCATATATGTATGTGAAGAGAAAAGAAGTGCCTCTTTATGCACATTTTGTAgaaggaaattaaagaaaatttcttTCGTGcttcctttaattttttttcccttttgagTGCCTAAAAGAGGACGGTTGGTAACATACATGCAAAGTTGTTATCAATCATACTTCCACATAAAAAACtatgaggaatgctaggggtAGCAACTTTCGTGATTTAtaaccatcaaatagccatcaataatagttttaggcaactactcaaatgaagatgctaaaaacatctttttatgaaGATTCTTGTGTTAAAAGTGTACTTTATTTGTTTAGCCacactttaaaaaaattaacacttTTGCAACacatcaaaatcaaaccatacatTTCATCATCTAATGGTAAAAAAGAAGTATCTTTATATGAAGACAATAATAAAATCTTCATGGTAGTATCCACcatagttttaatggtgtgagattggtttgaaatttcatccaatgactcatttTTCTTTGCTAATTATATGGTgatcagaatttaacaaagttgctggcacCTTAAACTTTTCCAAAAACTAATCATTAACTAATATACACAGATAAATATTTAGTATTTANNNNNNNNNNNNNNNNNNNNNNNNNNNNNNNNNNNNNNNNNNNNNNNNNNNNNNNNNNNNNNNNNNNNNNNNNNNNNNNNNNNNNNNNNNNNNNNNNNNNNNNNNNNNNNNNNNNNNNNNNNNNNNNNNNNNNNNNNNNNNNNNNNNNNNNNNNNNNNNNNNNNNNNNNNATATATATATATTCCTTTCTTTTTGGCACCATAAGCCTATCAAAAGAatgtttgacttgtttgatattaagACTTTAACAATTAGAAGTGGCTACATGTAGGACACTGTGTAGGTTTGATTACTACATTAACTTTAATTGGAGCACAAACACTTTCTCCAAGGATGCTCACTCTTGTATCATTATTAGTTATATGTGTCACAAGGAAAAACAGAGAAGGAAAatcaaagagagaaaaagaagtcAAATGATTGAAACATTGACCTCTATACAGCCAATTTGATAGTCACAACATAAAGAATCAACTTACTGTACTACATAACTCTAAAGCTGTCTGTTTTGTTGAGTGGTTTCTTCTTTTTCACCAAATGTAGATCACAAACAAAATCATTGCTCATAATAATTACAACCCAGTAACATGCTCACGCCATTTCACGTCAATTATGCCTTGATAGCAGCACATTTACTATTTATGTTTGATGAATGGTTGAGAGTAGAGACAAAATGGGAAAAAAGGGAAACTATTTTCGTTCCCGGATCTGTTGTAACGCTTATACCCCGATCACAGTTATCCTATTAGGCGCAGATATCTCGATGAGTTATCATGTTCGTTTGTCGGATACATTTTGGACACGACATTTATCGATATTCGTTTGATACGTATGTTTGTTGTGTTCAACCGtgttttaatgaaattaaaataaaaaattttttgccGGATACGCttagacacacttaaataccatcacgtgtcagcatgTCCTATCTTATNNNNNNNNNNNNNNNNNNNNNNNNNNNNNNNNNNNNNNNNNNNNNNNNNNNNNNNNNNNNNNNNNNNNNNNNNNNNNNNNNNNNNNNNNNNNNNNNNNNNNNNNNNNNNNNNNNNNNNNNNNNNNNNNNNNNNNNNNNNNNNNNNNNNNNNNNNNNNNNNNNNNNNNNNNNNNNNNNNNNNNNNNNNNNNNNNNNNNNNNNNNNNNNNNNNNNNNNNNNNNNNNNNNNNNNNNNNNNNNNNNNNNNNNNNNNNNNNNNNNNNNNNNNNNNNNNNNNNNNNNNNNNNNNNNNNNNNNNNNNNNNNNNNNNNNNNNNNNNNNNNNNNNNNNNNNNNNNNNNNNNNNNNNNNNNNNNNNNNNNNNNNNNNNNNNNNNNNNNNNNNNNNNNNNNNNNNNNNNNNNNNNNNNNNNNNNNNNNNNNNNNNNNNNNNNNNNNNNNNNNNNNNNNNNNNNNNNNNNNNNNNNNNNNNNNNNNNNNNNNNNNNNNNNNNNNNNNNNNNNNNNNNNNNNNNNNNNNNNNNNNNNNNNNNNNNNNNNNNNNNNNNNNNNNNNNNNNNNNNNNNNNNNNNNNNNNNNNNNNNNNNNNNNNNNNNNNNNNNNNNNNNNNNNNNNNNNNNNNNNNNNNNNNNNNNNNNNNNNNNNNNNNNNNNNNNNNNNNNNNNNNNNNNNNNNNNNNNNNNNNNNNNNNNNNNNNNNNNNNNNNNNNNNNNNNNNNNNNNNNNNNNNNNNNNNNNNNNNNNNNNNNNNNNNNNNNNNNNNNNNNNNNNNNNNNNNNNNNNNNNNNNNNNNNNNNNNNNNNNNNNNNNNNNNNNNNNNNNNNNNNNNNNNNNNNNNNNNNNNNNNNNNNNNNNNNNNNNNNNNNNNNNNNNNNNNNNNNNNNNNNNNNNNNNNNNNNNNNNNNNNNNNNNNNNNNNNNNNNNNNNNNNNNNNNNNNNNNNNNNNNNNNNNNNNNNNNNNNNNNNNNNNNNNNNNNNNNNNNNNNNNNNNNNNNNNNNNNNNNNNNNNNNNNNNNNNNNNNNNNNNNNNNNNNNNNNNNNNNNNNNNNNNNNNNNNNNNNNNNNNNNNNNNNNNNNNNNNNNNNNNNNNNNNNNNNNNNNNNNNNNNNNNNNNNNNNNNNNNNNNNNNNNNNNNNNNNNNNNNNNNNNNNNNNNNNNNNNNNNNNNNNNNNNNNNNNNNNNNNNNNNNNNNNNNNNNNNNNNNNNNNNNNNNNNNNNNNNNNNNNNNNNNNNNNNNNNNNNNNNNNNNNNNNNNNNNNNNNNNNNNNNNNNNNNNNNNNNNNNNNNNNNNNNN is from Arachis ipaensis cultivar K30076 chromosome B01, Araip1.1, whole genome shotgun sequence and encodes:
- the LOC107618857 gene encoding RING-H2 finger protein ATL47-like isoform X1, giving the protein MRGISYLNNKYSSPSPFQSHSYDDNNMPPSSSVISRISPLILLVIIVLAVIFFAYGLVHLILWFFIKILSSSSSSFLSPSTLYNSNRFQESSRRSRAIQRQLHHLFRMHDSGLEQSTIDALPVFYYQELLGMKEPFDCAVCLCEFSANEKLRLVPICSHAFHMNCLDTWLLSNSTCPLCRANLSSSIVNQNPVLLRVVEEENKNGGEGSEEEDEGGGGRKRVFCVRLGKLRNSELIQREEGSSSSSRIGLDGRRCYSMGSYEYVVRESNLKVEVVLSSQSLHVGGEEQEEENDDGKKIGKKRTRGESFSVSKIWLWSNKIKYNHHRSNNADADFPLSPMLGFG
- the LOC107618857 gene encoding RING-H2 finger protein ATL47-like isoform X2, which codes for MRGISYLNNKYSSPSPFQSHSYDDNNMPPSSSVISRISPLILLVIIVLAVIFFAYGLVHLILWFFIKILSSSSSSFLSPSTLYNSNRFQESSRRSRAIQRQLHHLFRMHDSGLEQSTIDALPVFYYQELLGMKEPFDCAVCLCEFSANEKLRLVPICSHAFHMNCLDTWLLSNSTCPLCRANLSSSIVNQNPVLLRVVEEENKNGGEGSEEEDEGGGGRKRVFCVRLGKLRNSELIQREEGSSSSSRIGLDGRRCYSMGSYEYVVEPEVRASQFQRFGYGPTRSNIIIIDPIMQMQIFLCHQC